In Chryseobacterium oranimense, a single window of DNA contains:
- a CDS encoding vitamin K epoxide reductase family protein → MNNNIQILYKYLKKKNIDVDYSDFETGISSHPNYPDILSYADTMDMMNIKYSIYNYADVEDEADQKDLVIFYDQHETLKFEYVKSQSPNTLKKSLVLVTEEHPKKWSLTFNPKAAFLFVVFMMLVLIVSVFGSLYIPVLSICSIIGIYISYSGLSIELGIESDFSNKFCSSKEEKSSCNSIINSDKKIPVKLGHLSFFFFIQQFFLLAFSAAIPEFYSAFFIGIMLSLPLTLYSLYFQFFIEKKFCTVCLSIIAILYIQILTSVLTFSKLPFDLNFNKILLFLIIIAGSGLLTYFISQNVALIERLKKTNNGLIKFYRNFDLFKYSLIKSKKIDFDLENLGVIIGEKSPSKPLITMISNPNCKYCKETYKTLWDIYNYEAENVTIQIIFYDKNFTSEGKEIIRNILHHYLNSGGGSTLEILANNYSFFEEKHQINDELNSEIENHMLNQDNFGLSTNFEHSPTLLLNKHVFPENYSRSFIRYFIPDLISDMKKSNTFSL, encoded by the coding sequence ATGAATAACAATATTCAGATTCTTTATAAATACCTTAAAAAAAAGAATATTGATGTAGATTATTCTGATTTTGAAACTGGAATTTCCTCGCATCCGAATTATCCTGATATCCTGTCCTATGCAGACACAATGGATATGATGAATATTAAATACAGTATTTATAATTATGCGGATGTAGAAGACGAAGCCGATCAAAAAGATCTGGTTATTTTTTATGACCAGCACGAAACTTTAAAATTCGAATATGTAAAATCCCAAAGTCCTAATACATTAAAAAAATCCCTGGTATTGGTTACTGAAGAGCATCCTAAAAAATGGTCTTTAACATTTAATCCAAAAGCAGCCTTTTTGTTTGTGGTTTTTATGATGCTTGTGTTGATAGTTTCAGTTTTTGGTTCCCTCTATATTCCTGTTCTTTCAATATGTTCCATCATCGGAATTTATATCTCATATAGTGGGCTTTCGATTGAGCTGGGAATAGAGTCGGATTTTTCTAATAAGTTTTGTTCATCAAAAGAAGAAAAATCAAGCTGTAATTCTATCATTAATTCAGATAAAAAAATACCCGTTAAATTAGGGCATCTCAGCTTCTTTTTCTTTATTCAGCAATTCTTTTTACTGGCTTTTAGTGCAGCAATTCCTGAATTTTATAGTGCTTTTTTTATAGGCATTATGCTAAGTTTACCTTTAACGCTCTATTCTCTGTACTTTCAGTTTTTTATAGAGAAAAAATTCTGTACAGTATGTCTTAGTATAATTGCTATTCTCTATATACAAATATTAACCAGTGTACTTACATTCAGTAAGCTCCCATTTGATTTAAATTTTAATAAGATTTTACTATTCCTGATCATCATAGCAGGATCTGGTTTACTGACTTATTTTATTTCTCAGAATGTAGCTCTGATAGAGAGATTAAAGAAAACCAACAACGGGCTGATAAAGTTTTACAGAAACTTTGATCTGTTTAAGTATTCCCTAATAAAAAGTAAAAAAATTGATTTCGATTTGGAAAATCTGGGAGTCATTATCGGTGAGAAAAGTCCTTCGAAACCCTTAATTACAATGATATCCAATCCTAACTGTAAATATTGTAAGGAGACTTACAAGACTTTATGGGATATTTATAATTATGAAGCTGAAAATGTAACCATCCAGATCATATTTTATGATAAAAATTTCACTTCTGAAGGTAAAGAGATCATAAGAAATATTCTACATCATTATTTAAATTCAGGAGGTGGTTCCACATTAGAAATCCTGGCTAATAATTATAGTTTTTTTGAAGAAAAGCATCAGATTAATGATGAATTGAATTCAGAAATCGAAAACCATATGCTTAATCAGGATAATTTTGGTTTGTCTACGAATTTTGAACATTCGCCTACATTACTTTTAAATAAGCATGTCTTTCCGGAAAACTATTCCAGATCATTTATCAGGTATTTTATTCCTGATTTAATAAGCGACATGAAAAAATCAAATACCTTTTCCTTATAG
- the upp gene encoding uracil phosphoribosyltransferase: MVTELSKQSSLINSWINELRNVDIQHDRMRFRRNMERIGEIAAFEISKGLEYKEVEIQTPLDTIKVQEIAVQPVITTILRAGVPLFEGILSYLDRADCGFVAAYRKHDANDYFSIKQDYLTCPNIEGRPLIVADPMLATGASLIEAIKDLLTNGTPTQLHIVAAIASRQGVETIEKAYPDAKIWVGAIDEGLTSKGYITPGLGDAGDLSYGEKLQR, from the coding sequence ATGGTAACAGAACTTTCCAAACAATCTTCTTTAATCAACTCCTGGATCAATGAGCTTAGGAATGTAGACATCCAGCATGACAGAATGAGATTCCGTAGAAATATGGAACGTATTGGTGAAATTGCAGCTTTTGAGATCAGCAAAGGGCTGGAATATAAAGAAGTGGAGATCCAGACTCCTTTAGATACGATCAAAGTTCAGGAAATAGCGGTTCAACCCGTAATCACTACTATTCTGAGAGCAGGAGTACCTTTGTTTGAAGGAATTCTTAGCTATCTCGACAGAGCAGACTGTGGTTTTGTTGCTGCGTACAGAAAGCATGATGCCAATGATTACTTCTCCATTAAACAGGATTATCTTACCTGTCCGAATATAGAAGGAAGACCTCTAATTGTTGCGGACCCCATGTTGGCAACAGGAGCTTCGCTTATTGAGGCCATCAAAGATCTACTGACCAACGGAACACCCACCCAACTGCATATTGTAGCGGCAATCGCTTCCAGACAAGGTGTGGAAACCATTGAAAAAGCCTATCCTGATGCAAAAATCTGGGTAGGGGCTATTGATGAAGGTTTGACTTCAAAAGGATATATTACACCGGGACTTGGTGATGCCGGAGATTTAAGCTACGGCGAAAAATTACAACGATAA
- the der gene encoding ribosome biogenesis GTPase Der: MSNIVAIVGRPNVGKSTLFNRLLERREAIVDSTAGVTRDRHYGKSDWNGVDFTVIDTGGYDVGTDDIFEEEIRKQVQLAVDEATSIIFMMNVEEGLTDTDYEIYRLLRRSNKPIYIVINKVDSSKEELPATEFYQLGIDKYYTLSSATGSGTGDLLDDIVKDFPTTEYKDPFEGLPKITIAGRPNVGKSTLTNALLDVERNIVTDIAGTTRDSIQTLYNKFGHEFVLVDTAGMRRKSKVNEDLEFYSVMRSIRSIEYSDVVIVMVDATLGWESQDMNIFGLAQKNRKGIVILVNKWDLVEDKQTNTMRDFEKVIKDKIGQFNDIPILFVSALTKQRILKAVEVAMEVYEDRKKKIKTSKLNEVMLPIFEQTPPPANKGKYIKIKYCVQLPTPSPQFVFFCNLPQYVKEPYKRFTENQLRKEFGFTGVPIEVYFRQK, translated from the coding sequence ATGTCAAATATTGTCGCAATCGTTGGGCGTCCCAACGTAGGAAAATCAACACTTTTTAACCGTTTACTTGAAAGAAGGGAAGCCATTGTAGATTCTACAGCTGGTGTTACCAGAGATCGCCATTATGGGAAATCCGATTGGAACGGAGTAGATTTTACAGTTATAGATACCGGCGGATATGATGTAGGAACGGATGATATTTTTGAAGAAGAAATCCGTAAGCAGGTTCAGCTGGCAGTGGATGAAGCTACCTCTATCATTTTTATGATGAACGTAGAAGAAGGCCTTACCGATACCGATTATGAGATCTACCGTCTTTTAAGAAGATCAAACAAACCGATCTACATTGTAATCAATAAAGTGGATTCATCAAAAGAAGAGCTTCCCGCTACAGAATTCTACCAGTTAGGTATTGATAAATATTATACACTTTCTTCCGCTACAGGTTCAGGAACAGGAGATCTTTTAGATGATATCGTTAAAGATTTTCCAACGACCGAATATAAAGATCCGTTTGAAGGATTGCCTAAAATTACCATTGCCGGACGTCCGAATGTAGGTAAATCTACTCTGACCAATGCTTTGCTGGATGTGGAAAGGAATATTGTAACCGATATTGCCGGGACTACAAGAGACAGTATCCAGACGCTTTACAATAAATTTGGTCACGAATTCGTATTGGTAGATACGGCCGGAATGAGAAGGAAATCTAAAGTAAATGAAGATTTGGAATTCTATTCCGTAATGAGATCTATCCGTTCTATCGAGTATTCCGATGTAGTGATCGTAATGGTAGATGCTACACTAGGATGGGAATCTCAGGATATGAATATCTTCGGGCTGGCTCAGAAAAACAGGAAAGGAATTGTGATCCTGGTAAATAAATGGGACCTTGTGGAAGACAAGCAAACCAATACCATGCGTGATTTCGAAAAGGTGATCAAAGATAAAATTGGTCAGTTCAACGATATTCCTATTTTATTCGTATCGGCTTTAACGAAGCAAAGAATCCTGAAAGCTGTGGAAGTAGCTATGGAGGTTTATGAAGACCGTAAAAAGAAGATCAAAACTTCAAAACTGAATGAAGTGATGCTTCCGATTTTTGAGCAGACACCACCACCGGCCAATAAAGGAAAATACATTAAAATCAAATACTGTGTACAGCTTCCGACACCGTCTCCGCAGTTTGTGTTTTTCTGCAACCTGCCACAGTATGTAAAAGAACCTTACAAAAGATTTACTGAAAACCAATTGAGAAAAGAATTCGGATTTACCGGAGTTCCGATCGAAGTGTATTTCAGACAAAAATAA
- a CDS encoding ComF family protein: protein MILDLFFPNRCIDCSRIIDGDLLVCSLCFEHIHFTHADYFSDTIIKEKCRLLFPVERTYALMKFEENGLSRKLIHELKYKSRENAGKILAEWTTERLDFKDEKPDLLVSVPLHPKKLRERGYNQLHLFTEILSEFYTIPFDHELIQRNHYSKAQALKDKKHRLETANPFSLSKPISGKHVLLIDDVFTTGNTVSSIAWEILNAGENRVSVLVMAVDA, encoded by the coding sequence ATGATATTAGATTTATTTTTTCCAAACCGCTGTATAGACTGCAGCCGGATCATTGATGGAGATCTTTTAGTCTGCAGCTTATGCTTTGAACATATCCATTTTACGCATGCTGATTATTTCAGTGATACTATTATTAAAGAAAAATGCAGGCTTCTGTTTCCTGTTGAAAGAACCTATGCCTTAATGAAATTCGAGGAAAACGGTTTAAGCCGGAAACTGATCCATGAGCTGAAATACAAAAGCAGGGAAAATGCTGGAAAAATCCTCGCCGAATGGACAACAGAACGCCTGGACTTTAAAGACGAGAAACCTGATCTTCTGGTTTCTGTTCCGCTTCACCCTAAAAAGCTAAGAGAAAGAGGTTATAATCAACTGCATTTATTTACAGAAATTCTGTCAGAATTTTATACTATTCCTTTTGATCATGAGCTCATACAGAGAAATCATTATTCAAAAGCACAGGCGTTAAAAGATAAGAAACACCGTCTGGAAACAGCGAATCCTTTTTCTCTCTCAAAACCTATTTCAGGAAAACACGTTCTTTTAATTGATGATGTTTTTACGACGGGTAATACAGTTTCATCCATTGCCTGGGAAATTTTAAATGCAGGAGAGAATAGGGTAAGTGTTTTGGTAATGGCAGTGGATGCGTGA
- a CDS encoding lantibiotic dehydratase, producing the protein MRRPLFSLDFFKNIYLSGNAFAEVYKRLQEDELFIESIKMSSEEFYHLLQQYESKPSDKKKNIEFTFYKYFSRAANRTIPFGMFSGIGLISHSENNGNGTPVYKKQLLPKIDYEYLDRLIKEANENRIVREKLTYSLNNTIYSKESELIYIRKNFKSKIKNYLKTSIEHDEVMDSFLNFCRKEQSVAEIINFLKENFDAGEEEADEFFNELVDESIIFSDLNYSTIGKDFIKNSLLRNVLSEELSKDNPVLFQALNDIYELQTAGIVSNALASKIKYDLNFESTVQIDFDTISNVQEILFVYEKLSQNFNSKQTELDKFRYSFNKKYGEREILLLEALNIGYGTNGSYTSDVELSKLELLILKKTFEAAKNGKTEIEFAKDELSSFKHHIPDTSTKYCSYSLFKNPQHDEKKIINVNYVSFSSPVKILGRFTENQDISSFVEEISSYQNSISGSDFIFAEVDHLPTYLAGHIVKRNMKFDYIIRYPNDVAVEHDQKYIDVNDLYIQIIESKVYLRSKKLNKYVIPTFSTFFDHHHALNSSVFRFLLDVSTQYDNHENSSINVNNILNTLGFFPRISYKKHILKKAHWLIKTSDFFKNKNESISDALSIYHDNVKKLGLKKSFCIVDGEQELYINQDIQISVELFLKELKKKNTLIVCEAIYDDYQPFFTDEDQSSINLEIITPLKNKSSLTYTSRKLPETVHVLNKLYPFMHDCVYFKLFVNKDIANTIILDLVPFLKNMVDEGMISHFVFLYYYAPDFHIRFRVFSDQQLKFVDELNKVLSEKISYIDSLQYDTYDREILRYQGDHILSFEKIYYWDSLIACEIVKYALNSNMEDWLFCIKTALYYLDCFFSTIEDKINYLKKIKDSFGMELGITPENNKVINRIILENKNNIDLILSNDYPEIDDMLGKIRLEIETDLKNPDREDHTFDLIHMHIMRIVKMDNRFFEYIIYCIMEKNLKEKYYRYKKE; encoded by the coding sequence ATGAGAAGACCTCTTTTCAGTCTGGATTTTTTTAAGAATATTTATCTTTCCGGTAATGCTTTTGCTGAAGTATATAAGCGTCTGCAAGAAGACGAATTGTTTATAGAATCTATAAAAATGTCATCGGAAGAATTTTATCATCTGTTACAGCAGTATGAAAGTAAACCTTCGGATAAAAAAAAGAATATAGAATTTACTTTCTATAAATACTTTTCCCGTGCAGCAAACAGAACTATACCGTTTGGGATGTTTTCCGGAATCGGTTTAATCAGTCACTCTGAAAATAATGGAAATGGAACTCCTGTCTATAAAAAGCAATTGCTCCCTAAAATTGATTATGAATATCTGGACCGGCTTATAAAAGAGGCTAATGAAAACAGAATCGTCAGAGAGAAACTTACCTATAGCCTTAATAATACCATTTATTCCAAAGAATCAGAGTTAATTTACATCCGGAAGAATTTTAAAAGTAAAATAAAGAATTACCTTAAAACCAGTATAGAGCACGATGAGGTAATGGATTCTTTTTTAAATTTCTGCAGGAAAGAGCAGTCTGTAGCAGAAATTATTAACTTTCTGAAAGAGAATTTTGATGCCGGCGAGGAAGAAGCTGATGAGTTTTTTAATGAGCTCGTTGATGAATCAATTATTTTTTCTGATCTTAATTACTCCACCATTGGAAAGGATTTTATAAAGAATAGCTTACTAAGAAATGTTCTTTCGGAAGAACTTAGTAAAGACAATCCTGTTTTATTCCAGGCACTGAATGATATTTATGAACTTCAGACCGCCGGAATCGTGAGCAATGCGTTGGCAAGTAAGATAAAGTACGATTTAAATTTTGAAAGTACTGTTCAAATAGATTTTGATACGATCAGCAATGTACAGGAAATCCTGTTTGTTTATGAAAAGCTGTCACAGAATTTTAATTCAAAACAGACAGAGCTGGACAAGTTTAGGTATTCTTTTAATAAAAAATACGGGGAAAGAGAAATCCTCCTCTTAGAAGCTTTAAATATAGGATACGGTACAAACGGTAGCTATACTTCCGATGTGGAATTAAGTAAACTGGAATTGCTTATTTTGAAAAAAACATTTGAAGCAGCTAAGAACGGAAAAACAGAAATAGAGTTTGCAAAAGATGAATTATCTTCATTTAAACACCATATTCCTGACACAAGTACTAAATACTGTTCATATTCTCTTTTCAAAAATCCTCAGCATGACGAAAAAAAAATTATAAATGTTAATTATGTATCCTTTTCGTCACCGGTAAAAATACTGGGAAGATTCACAGAAAACCAGGATATCAGCTCTTTTGTAGAGGAAATCAGTTCATATCAAAACAGTATTTCCGGATCCGATTTTATTTTTGCAGAGGTGGATCATTTGCCTACCTATCTTGCAGGGCATATTGTAAAACGCAATATGAAGTTTGATTACATCATAAGATATCCGAATGATGTTGCTGTAGAGCACGATCAGAAATATATAGACGTTAATGACTTATATATTCAGATCATTGAATCAAAAGTTTATCTGAGAAGTAAGAAGCTTAATAAATATGTAATTCCGACGTTTTCTACATTCTTTGATCATCATCATGCCTTAAACAGTTCCGTTTTCAGGTTCTTATTAGATGTAAGCACCCAGTATGATAATCATGAGAATAGCAGTATTAACGTCAATAATATACTGAATACACTTGGCTTTTTCCCCCGGATCAGTTATAAGAAGCACATTTTAAAGAAAGCTCATTGGCTTATAAAGACCTCTGATTTTTTCAAAAATAAAAACGAAAGTATCAGCGATGCGTTATCTATTTATCATGATAATGTAAAGAAATTAGGATTAAAGAAATCATTTTGTATCGTTGACGGGGAGCAGGAACTTTATATCAATCAGGATATACAGATATCCGTGGAGTTATTCCTGAAAGAGCTTAAAAAGAAAAATACTCTGATCGTATGTGAGGCAATTTATGATGATTACCAACCCTTTTTTACAGATGAAGATCAGTCATCCATTAATCTGGAAATAATAACTCCATTAAAGAATAAAAGCTCTCTTACTTATACCTCCCGGAAATTGCCAGAAACAGTGCATGTTTTAAATAAACTTTATCCGTTTATGCATGATTGTGTTTATTTTAAATTATTTGTTAATAAAGATATTGCAAACACAATAATACTGGATCTTGTGCCCTTTTTAAAAAATATGGTAGATGAAGGCATGATTTCCCATTTTGTGTTTTTATACTATTATGCTCCGGATTTTCACATAAGGTTCAGGGTTTTTTCTGATCAACAGTTGAAATTCGTCGATGAGTTGAATAAAGTATTAAGTGAGAAGATTTCGTACATCGATTCCTTGCAGTATGATACTTATGACAGGGAAATATTGAGGTATCAGGGTGATCATATTTTATCTTTCGAGAAGATATATTACTGGGACAGCCTCATAGCTTGTGAGATTGTGAAATATGCATTAAACAGCAATATGGAAGACTGGCTTTTCTGTATAAAGACAGCATTATATTATCTGGATTGCTTTTTTTCTACTATCGAGGATAAAATAAATTATCTGAAAAAAATAAAAGATTCCTTTGGGATGGAATTGGGAATAACCCCGGAAAATAATAAAGTGATCAATAGGATCATCCTTGAAAATAAAAATAATATTGATCTTATATTATCTAATGATTATCCTGAGATAGATGATATGTTAGGAAAAATCCGGTTGGAGATAGAGACTGACCTTAAAAATCCTGATAGAGAAGATCATACTTTCGATTTAATTCACATGCATATAATGCGGATCGTAAAAATGGATAACCGCTTTTTTGAGTACATTATTTACTGCATTATGGAAAAGAATTTGAAAGAGAAATATTACCGGTATAAAAAAGAATAG
- a CDS encoding alpha/beta fold hydrolase — protein MKNLLLLHGALGHSDIFKPYERELSKYFNIHTLLFSGHGNTALPENGISIQKYTEEIKDYLEKENLNDVCIFGHSMGGYAALCFALRHPERINSIMTLGTKFNWTEEQALKESKMLDPETILLKVPQYAEQLDKQHGSKWKQLLPAVADLMVYLGRNPVLNESSLWAIDIPVQIMTGDKDNMVSIEESVSAYKSIPNAKLAILPDTKHPMEKVRPNLLFDLMKDFWNLSL, from the coding sequence ATGAAAAACCTGCTTTTGCTTCACGGTGCTTTGGGACACAGCGATATTTTTAAGCCTTATGAAAGGGAGTTGTCAAAGTATTTCAACATCCATACTCTTTTATTTTCCGGTCATGGAAATACAGCGCTACCGGAAAACGGTATCAGTATTCAAAAATACACTGAGGAAATAAAGGATTATCTGGAGAAAGAAAATCTAAATGATGTTTGTATTTTCGGACACAGCATGGGAGGTTATGCTGCTCTTTGCTTTGCTTTAAGGCATCCTGAAAGAATCAATTCTATCATGACACTTGGAACAAAATTCAACTGGACCGAGGAACAGGCTTTAAAGGAAAGTAAAATGCTTGATCCGGAAACTATACTTCTGAAAGTTCCCCAATATGCTGAGCAGCTGGATAAACAACATGGTTCAAAATGGAAGCAATTATTGCCTGCAGTTGCAGATCTTATGGTTTATCTTGGAAGAAATCCGGTTCTGAATGAAAGCAGTCTCTGGGCTATTGACATTCCGGTACAGATCATGACCGGAGATAAGGATAATATGGTCAGTATTGAAGAAAGTGTAAGTGCCTACAAAAGTATCCCGAATGCAAAATTGGCCATACTCCCAGATACAAAGCATCCTATGGAAAAAGTACGGCCCAATTTATTATTTGATCTGATGAAAGATTTCTGGAATCTTTCGTTGTAG
- a CDS encoding four helix bundle protein, with protein sequence MEKKNEILNLSIRFSLDIIKYTELLESSRKFVIANQLLKSGTSVGANIFEAQSAESRVDFIHKLKIADKEAKETEYWLLLCENSENYSFDPALKHQLLSIQKLLSKIISSAKKY encoded by the coding sequence ATGGAAAAGAAGAATGAAATTTTAAATTTAAGTATCAGATTCTCACTGGACATCATTAAATATACTGAATTACTTGAAAGCAGCAGGAAATTTGTAATTGCAAATCAGCTCTTGAAGTCAGGAACGTCAGTTGGAGCTAATATTTTTGAGGCACAGAGTGCTGAAAGCAGAGTGGATTTTATTCATAAACTGAAAATTGCAGACAAAGAAGCCAAAGAAACAGAGTACTGGTTATTGTTGTGTGAAAATTCTGAAAATTACAGTTTTGATCCTGCTTTAAAACACCAGTTATTAAGTATCCAAAAATTATTATCTAAAATAATTTCATCTGCCAAGAAATATTAA
- a CDS encoding helix-turn-helix domain-containing protein: MNSESDYIKTVFGLKLKQLRQKKNWSLQDLAVKTGLSKSYLNEIENGKKYPKHDKIILLSESLNCTFDELVSTKLDKSLAPFNEILQSDFFKEVPLDLFGINKNNLISIISDAPKKVTAFINALIEISQNYNLGKERFYFAVLRSFQELYDNYFPEIEEKAKEFIQQNGLDISKDLRASVLENILTEKFNYSIKSEDFVQFGALDNLRSLFIPEQKLLLLNEKLEKDQRTFILAKEIGFNVLELKVRPNTYSWLDFGSFEEILNNFYASYFAGALLISKEKTVEKTTEFLLQHTWEPKSFEELIENFTDSPETFYYRLTNLLSSELGIKDLFYLCLVKKKNSDKIQILKELHLNHQQAPHANATNEHYCRRWIAVKNLHHLKENETLTDAQISHYKDQGVSYLVISTSQRNPFSDGSNRSYCLGILLNTQTIKKIGFVKSPTLKTINVGVTCESCSIPDCEVRQAPPVRLEKEYFNLSMKNAIEKIRKQMTMNND, from the coding sequence ATGAATTCAGAAAGTGATTATATCAAAACCGTATTCGGATTGAAGCTGAAACAGCTGAGACAAAAGAAAAACTGGTCTCTGCAGGATCTTGCCGTAAAGACAGGACTGTCCAAATCTTACCTTAACGAAATTGAAAACGGAAAAAAATACCCGAAGCATGATAAGATCATCCTGCTTTCTGAATCACTGAACTGCACTTTTGATGAACTGGTCTCTACCAAGCTGGATAAAAGCCTGGCTCCTTTTAACGAAATCCTGCAATCGGATTTTTTCAAGGAAGTGCCGCTGGATCTTTTTGGCATTAATAAGAATAATCTGATCAGCATTATCAGTGATGCTCCTAAAAAAGTAACCGCTTTTATCAATGCTCTTATTGAGATTTCCCAGAATTACAACCTGGGAAAAGAGCGTTTTTATTTTGCCGTGCTCAGGTCTTTCCAGGAGCTTTATGATAATTATTTCCCTGAAATTGAGGAGAAAGCAAAAGAATTTATTCAACAAAACGGACTTGACATCAGCAAAGATCTGAGAGCTTCCGTACTGGAAAACATTCTTACTGAAAAATTCAATTACAGTATAAAATCTGAAGATTTCGTACAGTTCGGGGCTCTGGATAATCTTCGTTCTCTTTTTATCCCGGAACAGAAGCTGCTGCTTTTGAATGAAAAGCTTGAAAAAGACCAGCGAACCTTTATTTTAGCTAAAGAGATCGGATTTAATGTTTTGGAGTTAAAAGTTCGTCCAAACACGTATTCGTGGCTGGATTTTGGAAGTTTTGAGGAAATACTGAATAATTTTTATGCCTCATATTTTGCCGGAGCCTTACTGATCTCTAAAGAAAAGACGGTTGAGAAAACAACAGAATTTCTTCTTCAGCATACCTGGGAACCCAAAAGCTTTGAGGAGCTTATCGAAAATTTCACAGACTCCCCTGAAACCTTTTATTACAGGCTTACCAATCTGCTTTCTTCTGAATTGGGAATTAAAGATTTGTTTTACCTGTGTCTGGTCAAGAAAAAAAATTCGGATAAGATCCAGATTCTGAAGGAGCTCCACCTGAACCACCAACAGGCGCCCCATGCCAATGCAACCAACGAACATTATTGCCGAAGATGGATCGCTGTGAAAAACCTGCATCATTTAAAGGAAAATGAAACTCTTACGGACGCCCAAATTTCCCATTATAAGGATCAGGGAGTAAGCTACCTTGTAATTTCAACTTCACAGAGGAATCCGTTTTCAGATGGCAGCAACAGAAGTTACTGTCTGGGAATTTTGTTGAATACACAGACCATTAAAAAGATTGGTTTTGTAAAATCGCCGACCTTAAAGACGATTAATGTAGGGGTAACCTGCGAATCCTGCAGTATTCCGGACTGTGAAGTGAGGCAGGCGCCACCGGTACGTCTTGAAAAGGAATATTTTAATCTTAGCATGAAGAATGCGATTGAAAAAATCAGAAAGCAGATGACAATGAATAATGATTAG